One window from the genome of Candidatus Effluviviaceae Genus V sp. encodes:
- a CDS encoding NTP transferase domain-containing protein — protein sequence MRHAVILAGGWGERLWPLSTRERPKQLLPLVGDRALVRQTLERVAPLTSLETSLVLTGGTLRAPMARELPEIPGARIIGEPVGRNTAPAIALAALLLVREDPDAVLIVLPADHIVKDERAFQRTLGLACEAAEAERALVTLGIEPTRPETEYGYILKGPASSLPGVHVVERFVEKPDVATARAYLDEGGYLWNSGMFVWRADRFLEETERRLPDVARALSRVESEPGDRDFDDVLGAYYEDCPSVSVDYGVMEKASEVLVVPASFGWDDVGAWSAMPRIWEADEAGNVVRGDAVVHDASNCVVDAEDGIVGVVGVSDLVVVRTGDATLVCPKDRARDVREIVRALRERGPAGE from the coding sequence GGGGAGAGCGGCTCTGGCCGCTCTCGACCAGGGAGCGTCCGAAGCAGCTGCTCCCGCTCGTCGGCGACCGGGCGCTCGTGCGACAGACGCTCGAGCGCGTGGCGCCGTTGACGTCGCTCGAGACGTCGCTCGTGCTGACCGGCGGGACGCTGCGTGCCCCTATGGCCAGGGAGCTTCCGGAGATTCCCGGGGCGCGGATCATCGGAGAGCCGGTAGGGAGGAACACGGCTCCGGCTATCGCTCTCGCCGCCCTGCTTCTCGTCCGCGAGGATCCGGACGCCGTCCTGATCGTGCTGCCGGCCGATCACATCGTGAAGGACGAGCGCGCCTTTCAGAGGACGCTCGGACTGGCATGCGAGGCGGCGGAGGCCGAGCGCGCGCTGGTCACGCTCGGCATCGAGCCGACACGCCCGGAGACGGAGTACGGCTACATTCTGAAGGGCCCGGCCTCATCGCTCCCGGGCGTTCACGTGGTCGAGCGCTTCGTCGAGAAGCCCGACGTCGCCACGGCGAGGGCCTACCTCGACGAGGGCGGCTATCTCTGGAACAGCGGCATGTTCGTCTGGAGAGCCGACCGGTTTCTCGAGGAGACCGAGCGGCGGCTTCCCGACGTGGCCCGCGCGCTGTCGCGTGTCGAGTCGGAGCCGGGCGACCGGGACTTCGACGACGTGCTGGGCGCCTATTATGAAGACTGCCCGTCGGTCTCCGTCGACTACGGGGTCATGGAGAAGGCGTCCGAGGTGCTCGTGGTCCCCGCATCGTTCGGATGGGACGACGTCGGTGCGTGGTCGGCGATGCCGCGCATCTGGGAGGCCGACGAGGCGGGCAACGTCGTACGGGGCGATGCGGTCGTCCACGACGCGTCGAACTGCGTGGTCGACGCCGAGGACGGGATCGTGGGCGTCGTCGGCGTCAGCGATCTCGTCGTCGTCAGGACCGGGGATGCGACCCTCGTATGCCCGAAGGACCGGGCGAGGGACGTGCGTGAGATCGTGCGCGCGCTTCGTGAGAGGGGACCAGCGGGGGAGTGA
- the galT gene encoding galactose-1-phosphate uridylyltransferase produces the protein MPQLRKDPVLGRWVIISTERGKRPTDFATEPEARKGGFCPFCSGNEDKTPREVLSYRDEGTKPDSPGWKVRVVPNKFPALAIEGDLDRAGEGMYDKMNGVGAHEVVIETPAHDKTLADLPVEHVALVVKATQERMVDLQGDTRFRYIQLFRNRGSAAGASLEHPHSQMIALPILPKRLIEELSGSKKYYAYKERCVFCDMVAQETRDGTRIISENELFIAAAPFAARFPFEVWIMPRDHMPSYDVMDQSTRVAYASILRDTLRRVNGALNNPPYNLIVHTSPTGERDLKYYHWHVELMPKLTKIAGFEWGSGFYINPTPPEEAAGYLRDVSI, from the coding sequence ATGCCGCAACTCAGGAAGGACCCCGTTCTCGGACGCTGGGTCATCATATCCACGGAGCGGGGCAAGAGACCGACGGACTTCGCCACCGAGCCCGAGGCGAGGAAGGGCGGTTTCTGTCCGTTCTGCTCGGGAAACGAGGACAAGACACCCCGCGAGGTCCTGTCGTACCGTGACGAGGGCACGAAGCCCGACTCTCCCGGGTGGAAGGTGCGGGTCGTGCCCAACAAGTTTCCCGCTCTCGCCATCGAGGGTGACCTCGACAGGGCGGGCGAGGGCATGTACGACAAGATGAACGGCGTCGGCGCTCACGAGGTCGTGATCGAGACACCGGCGCACGACAAGACTCTCGCCGATCTGCCTGTCGAACACGTCGCACTTGTCGTCAAGGCGACACAGGAGCGCATGGTCGATCTGCAGGGCGATACGCGCTTCAGGTACATCCAGCTCTTCAGGAACAGGGGAAGCGCAGCAGGTGCGTCGCTCGAACATCCGCACTCACAGATGATCGCGCTGCCGATTCTCCCGAAGCGGCTGATCGAGGAGCTGTCGGGGAGCAAGAAGTACTACGCGTACAAGGAACGCTGCGTGTTCTGCGACATGGTGGCGCAGGAGACGCGCGACGGCACGCGCATCATCTCGGAGAACGAGCTCTTCATCGCCGCGGCACCGTTCGCAGCGCGGTTTCCCTTCGAGGTCTGGATCATGCCCCGCGACCACATGCCTTCCTACGACGTCATGGATCAGAGCACGCGCGTGGCCTACGCGTCGATCCTCAGGGACACGCTCCGGCGGGTCAACGGGGCGCTCAACAATCCGCCCTACAACCTCATCGTTCACACGTCGCCGACGGGTGAGCGTGATCTCAAGTACTACCACTGGCACGTGGAGTTGATGCCCAAGCTGACGAAGATCGCGGGCTTCGAATGGGGGTCCGGCTTCTACATCAACCCGACGCCTCCCGAGGAGGCGGCCGGGTATCTGAGGGACGTTTCCATCTAG
- a CDS encoding glycosyltransferase: MRIVIAAAEVAPFARVGGLSDVAGALSKEIAARGHEVSVFLPKYAAIDEERYALEPVSGAGPLDVPMGDGRERCRLFRGSMPGADAVAVYFVEHPGFFEREGIYVDPETGHGYPDEVERYALFGRAVLESILALELEPDCIHLNDHHTALVLAYLREVYGDNAVLQRAGTVFSIHNLGYQGPFDPSLLPRLGLPESLAEPGGPYEFHGMVNNMKVGIELADYVNTVSRRYAEEISSLPEYGLGLEDVLGERRKNGRLVGILNGVDYSVWDPSVDDLIPARYGPGDLAGKHRCKAALLERAGLPPDGKTPLIGIVSRLADQKGFDLLREVGDDIPALGAGLVVLGTGQPEYHTFLEELAKRHPERVSANLTFNNEFAHWIEAGSDMFLMPSRYEPCGLNQMYSLRYGTVPVVRETGGLADTVADYDPATDEGTGFVFQEYDAAAMLDAIRRAVETYADAAVWSRIVERGMAADFGWAVSAERYEELYGRAKEAAGTR; encoded by the coding sequence GTGAGGATCGTCATCGCCGCCGCCGAGGTGGCTCCGTTCGCCCGTGTCGGCGGTCTCTCGGACGTCGCAGGCGCCCTGTCGAAGGAGATCGCGGCCCGGGGGCACGAGGTCTCTGTCTTCCTTCCGAAGTACGCGGCCATCGACGAGGAACGGTACGCGCTCGAGCCCGTGTCGGGCGCGGGGCCGCTCGATGTCCCGATGGGGGACGGACGCGAGCGCTGTCGGCTCTTTCGCGGCTCGATGCCGGGGGCCGACGCGGTCGCCGTCTACTTCGTCGAGCACCCGGGTTTCTTCGAGCGCGAGGGCATCTACGTCGACCCGGAGACCGGACACGGCTACCCCGACGAGGTCGAGCGTTATGCGCTCTTCGGCAGGGCGGTTCTCGAGAGCATTCTCGCTCTGGAACTCGAGCCCGACTGCATCCACCTGAACGACCACCATACGGCGCTCGTGCTGGCCTATCTGAGGGAGGTCTACGGGGACAACGCGGTGCTGCAGCGCGCGGGGACGGTGTTCAGCATCCACAACCTCGGCTACCAGGGACCTTTCGACCCGTCGCTCCTCCCGCGGCTCGGACTTCCCGAGTCGCTGGCTGAGCCCGGCGGCCCGTACGAGTTCCACGGCATGGTCAACAACATGAAGGTCGGGATCGAACTCGCCGACTACGTCAACACGGTGAGCCGGCGCTACGCCGAGGAGATCTCCAGTCTTCCGGAGTACGGGCTGGGCCTCGAGGACGTGCTCGGTGAGAGACGGAAGAACGGCAGGCTCGTAGGCATTCTGAACGGCGTCGACTACTCCGTCTGGGACCCGTCAGTCGACGACCTGATCCCCGCCCGGTACGGCCCCGGCGACCTGGCCGGCAAGCACCGGTGCAAGGCCGCGCTCCTCGAGCGCGCCGGGTTGCCTCCCGACGGCAAGACGCCGCTCATCGGCATCGTGTCCAGGCTCGCGGACCAGAAGGGCTTCGACCTGCTCCGCGAGGTCGGCGACGACATTCCGGCGCTCGGCGCCGGTCTCGTCGTCCTCGGTACCGGGCAGCCGGAGTACCACACGTTCCTTGAGGAGCTGGCGAAGCGCCACCCGGAGAGGGTCTCGGCGAACCTGACGTTCAACAACGAGTTCGCTCACTGGATCGAGGCCGGGTCGGACATGTTCCTGATGCCCTCACGGTACGAGCCGTGCGGTCTGAACCAGATGTACAGCCTTCGATACGGAACGGTTCCGGTCGTGCGCGAGACGGGCGGGCTGGCCGATACGGTCGCCGACTATGACCCGGCGACCGACGAGGGAACAGGCTTCGTCTTCCAGGAGTACGATGCAGCGGCCATGCTCGACGCCATCCGTCGCGCCGTCGAGACCTACGCGGACGCCGCGGTATGGTCGCGGATCGTCGAGCGGGGGATGGCGGCCGACTTCGGCTGGGCCGTCTCGGCGGAGCGTTACGAGGAGCTCTACGGCCGGGCGAAGGAGGCGGCCGGGACGCGTTGA